The nucleotide sequence CAGGAGGGCATAGTCCGCGATGCCATAATCGCCAGGGAAGCGGGAGTCAATGCCGGTTTTGAGGAAGCCGCGCTTGAAGCCGCCCTGAAGAGAAAGTACAGCCCCGCGATGCAGAACAAAAATCCGGTCGCGGTCTGGATCAGCTACAAAGTCAGTCCCAAGCTCAAATAATCAGCCGAGATGTTCGATTACCTCTATGGCGGTTACCACCGGAGCGAAGCCGAAAGAGATATTTTTGAGCGTAGCCAGGTGCATATCATCATTGGCAGTAGCGACAGCATCGCAAATGAACTGAACCCGGTAGTCTTTGTTGAAAGCGTCGCGCGCGCTGGTTTCACAACACAGGTTGGTCATCACACCGGTTATCACCAAGTCGGTTATCCCGAGTGAATGCAGGATGATCTGCAGGTCGGTGCCCTCGAATGCCGAATAGCGATGCTTGTGCACCACCCGTTCATTTTCGAGTGGTTTGATGTCGGGATAGATCTCGGCCCCGTAGCTTCCAGCCTCGCAGTAGCTGTCCCACCACCATGTCAGGTTACCACCGTCAAGTTCCGGGCTATAGTGAGAATGCGAAGTGAATATGACCGGCCTGTTTTTGCCACGAAACGCCTGTTGAAGTTTGATGATATTCGGCAGGATCTCGTGAGAAGCCGGAATAAACATCCCGCCGTCCTCGGCCACGAAATAATTCTGCATATCGATTATGAGCAGAGCGCAGTTGTCGCGCCTGAGCGGAAAACGCCGGATATTGTAAGGCGCGATTTCCTTCAGCCATGTTGCGGTTTTATCCTCGAGTGTTGACATATATTTCCTCCCTGAATTTCAGTCTATAATGACGATCAAACTATTAGTGTTCATGATCAGAGTGATACGCGATAATAGAACTATTCCTCCTCGGATCTCTCGAAACGATCGTCGGCTGTTGTCCGGCCGTTATCTGTATTATCCAGCCATCCAGAACGCTCTACCTCGAAATGGTCGAACCTGGGTGCGTATGGTTTAATATCCACAAGCGGTGTGCCGTCGAGAATATCCACTCCGGAGATATACAATTTATTGCCTTCGATTTTATGCAATCGGACCGCTGATATCCCCAATGGGTTCGGGCGTGAGGGGGCACGGGTAGCGAAGACACCGTGAGGCTTCCGATCCAGGTACGGCCGTACCGTCAGTTTCGGATGAGCGGCAC is from Candidatus Zixiibacteriota bacterium and encodes:
- the tsaA gene encoding tRNA (N6-threonylcarbamoyladenosine(37)-N6)-methyltransferase TrmO; translated protein: MNEMVLKQIGVIRSEFKKATDTPIQTAVAGDHAGEVDIFEEYVEGLKDLIGFDRIWLIYWCDRAAHPKLTVRPYLDRKPHGVFATRAPSRPNPLGISAVRLHKIEGNKLYISGVDILDGTPLVDIKPYAPRFDHFEVERSGWLDNTDNGRTTADDRFERSEEE
- a CDS encoding isochorismatase family protein, which translates into the protein MSTLEDKTATWLKEIAPYNIRRFPLRRDNCALLIIDMQNYFVAEDGGMFIPASHEILPNIIKLQQAFRGKNRPVIFTSHSHYSPELDGGNLTWWWDSYCEAGSYGAEIYPDIKPLENERVVHKHRYSAFEGTDLQIILHSLGITDLVITGVMTNLCCETSARDAFNKDYRVQFICDAVATANDDMHLATLKNISFGFAPVVTAIEVIEHLG